In Silene latifolia isolate original U9 population chromosome 3, ASM4854445v1, whole genome shotgun sequence, a single window of DNA contains:
- the LOC141649530 gene encoding uncharacterized protein LOC141649530, protein MPHFRCIALEVEHKAYWAINSFNQSLDDADLHRKLQLQEIEEIRLDSYDNAAIYKEKARIWHDRMISRREFKEGRKVLVFQNRLKLFSEKLRSRWFGPYIVRKVHSHGAIDVENPSTGKMIKVNGQRLKAYHEGMEPQMVEEVTLEDPIYQA, encoded by the coding sequence ATGCCGCATTTTCGTTGTATTGCCTTGGAAGTAGAGCATAAGGCTTATTGGGCCATCAATTCTTTCAATCAAAGCCTAGATGATGCGGACCTCCATAGGAAGCTTCAACTTCAAGAGATTGAGGAAATTCGTCTTGACTCCTACGACAATGCCGCCATATACAAAGAGAAAGCAAGAATATGGCATGACCGGATGATAAGTCGTAGGGAGTTCAAGGAAGGTAGaaaagttcttgtcttccaaaatAGGCTCAAATTGTTCTCTGAAAAGCTAAGATCAAGATGGTTCGGACCATACATTGTGAGGAAGGTCCATTCTCATGGAGCGATTGACGTTGAAAATCCAAGTACGGGGAAGATGATAAAAGTGAATGGACAACGTCTCAAGGCATATCATGAGGGAATGGAACCACAAATGGTGGAAGAAGTCACTTTGGAAGACCCTATTTATCAAGCATGA
- the LOC141647877 gene encoding T-complex protein 1 subunit zeta 1-like, whose protein sequence is MSVRILNPNAEVLNKTEALSMNINAAKGLQDVLKTNLGPKGTIKMLVGGAGDIKLTKDGNTLLKEMQIQNPTAIMIARTAVAQDDISGDGTTSTVIFIGELMKQSDRYIDEGMHPRVLVDGFEIAKRATLQFLEKFKTPVVMGDQPDKEILRMVARTTLRTKLYEALADQLTEIVMNAVLCIRKPDEPVDLFMVEIMHMRHKFDVDTKLVEGLVLDHGSRHPDMKRRAENCYILTANVSLEYEKSEVNAGFFYSNAEQREAMVAAERRSVDERVRKIIELKNKVCDGTDNNFVVINQKGIDPPSLDLLAKAGIVALRRAKRRNMERLVLACGGEAVNSVDDLTPDVLGWAGLVYEHVLGEEKYTFVENVRNPHSCTILIKGPNDHTIAQIKDAVRDGLRAVKNTLEDEAVILGAGAFEVAARQYLVNEVMKTVKGRAQLGVEAFADALLVIPKTLAENAGLDTQDVIISLKGEHDRGNVVGLNQHTGEPIDPLMEGIFDNFSVKRQIISAGPVIASQLLLVDEVIRAGRNMRKPS, encoded by the exons ATGTCAGTAAGAATACTAAACCCTAATGCCGAAGTTCTCAACAAAACCGAAGCACTTTCCATGAACATCAACGCTGCTAAGGGCTTACAAGATGTTCTCAAGACTAATCTCGGTCCCAAAGGCACCATTAAAAT GCTTGTTGGTGGTGCTGGAGACATTAAGCTCACTAAAGATGGCAACACTCTCTTGAAGGAAATG CAAATCCAAAATCCAACTGCGATAATGATTGCGAGGACCGCGGTTGCTCAGGATGACATTAGTGGGGATGGCACTACTTCTACTGTTATCTTTATTGGCGAGCTTATGAAACAATCTGACCGCTACATCGATGAAG GGATGCATCCGCGTGTTTTGGTTGATGGTTTCGAGATTGCGAAAAGGGCTACTCTACAGTTTCTAGAAAAGTTTAAAACCCCTGTGGTAATGGGTGATCAACCTGATAAAGAGATTCTTAGGATGGTCGCAAGAACCACATTAAGAACAAAG CTCTATGAAGCTCTTGCGGATCAGTTGACGGAGATAGTTATGAACGCG GTTCTCTGCATCCGCAAGCCTGATGAGCCAGTTGACTTGTTTATGGTGGAGATTATGCACATGCGCCACAAATTTGATGTTGACACAAAATTG GTAGAAGGACTTGTCCTTGATCATGGTTCTAGGCATCCTGATATGAAACGTCGAGCTGAAAATTGTTACATATTGACCGCCAATGTATCTCTGGAGTACGAGAAAAG TGAAGTAAACGCAGGATTTTTCTACTCAAATGCAGAGCAGAGAGAGGCTATGGTAGCTGCTGAGAGGCGCTCTGTTGATGAGAGAGTGAGAAAAATTATTGAACTTAAGAATAAG GTTTGTGATGGTACTGATAACAACTTTGTGGTGATCAATCAAAAGGGAATTGATCCCCCTTCATTGGATTTACTGGCGAAGGCGGGG ATTGTTGCTCTTCGCAGAGCAAAGCGAAGGAACATGGAAAGATTGGTTTTGGCTTGCGGTGGGGAGGCTGTTAATTCAGTTGACGATTTGACCCCAGATGTTCTTGGTTGGGCTGGATTAGTGTATGAACATGTTCTTGGGGAAGAAAAGTACACATTTGTAGAGAATGTGAGGAACCCTCATTCCTGCACCATTCTTATAAAAG GACCCAATGACCATACAATAGCCCAGATAAAAGACGCCGTTCGTGATGGACTTAGAGCAGTAAAAAATACTCTCGAGGATGAAGCTGTTATCTTG GGAGCTGGGGCATTTGAGGTTGCAGCAAGACAATACCTAGTCAATGAAGTCATGAAGACTGTGAAAGGG CGTGCACAACTTGGCGTGGAAGCATTTGCTGACGCTCTTCTGGTGATCCCCAAGACCCTTGCTGAAAATGCTGGTCTTGACACACAAGATGTTATAATTTCCCTTAAG GGCGAGCACGACCGAGGAAATGTTGTGGGATTGAATCAGCATACAGGGGAACCCATTGACCCCTTGATGGAGGGTATATTCGATAATTTCTCTGTTAAGCGCCAAATTATAAGTGCAGG gcCTGTCATAGCATCACAATTGCTGCTGGTTGATGAGGTGATTCGTGCTGGCCGTAACATGAGGAAGCCCAGTTAG